In a genomic window of Gigantopelta aegis isolate Gae_Host chromosome 9, Gae_host_genome, whole genome shotgun sequence:
- the LOC121380696 gene encoding trace amine-associated receptor 13c-like, translated as MNNTSINCEEILARFPPPPPRMSMVVKSLYCVFILVFSLITLTGNAFVIASVAMVKTLQKRTHAFVVAVACADIGVAIFVMPFRLYEEWNGGWLLGESFCLTVNMFDGVFCSVSMCTLCCLAIERYLAVCRPFLHAKIKPSLVIIIIAVCWSLPIAGWGIFLFNQYHIVGIEDFVFCVLDGACPLITNLVSTLVLGIVPFWLPLLVMTFCYVRIFVTANRHIRVICETTITDADRRLQLAFTQKMKAAKTLGIVIGCFLVCWLPFFIVVTGDAVEGFQWSVQLKISVTWLGYLNSMMNPFLYYIFSSEFKAAFRSIVKCMRGYSDDRLGYSSNTISS; from the coding sequence ATGAATAACACATCGATCAACTGCGAGGAGATTTTGGCGAGATTCCCGCCTCCACCACCAAGAATGTCCATGGTCGTGAAATCATTGTACTGTGTATTTATCTTGGTCTTTTCGCTAATAACATTAACTGGAAACGCATTTGTCATTGCATCAGTGGCGATGGTTAAAACGTTACAGAAACGAACACACGCGTTCGTCGTGGCTGTTGCATGTGCAGACATCGGTGTCGCCATCTTTGTGATGCCTTTTCGACTGTACGAAGAGTGGAATGGCGGATGGTTACTTGGAGAGTCCTTTTGTTTGACGGTTAACATGTTTGATGGAGTATTCTGCTCGGTGTCCATGTGCACACTCTGTTGCCTAGCAATCGAAAGGTATTTGGCCGTCTGCCGACCATTCCTTCACGCGAAGATCAAACCCAGCCTTGTTATAATTATCATCGCTGTATGCTGGAGTCTCCCTATAGCTGGATGGGGTATTTTTCTCTTCAACCAGTACCACATCGTTGGGATTGAAGACTTTGTTTTCTGTGTGCTGGACGGCGCCTGCCCGCTGATCACGAATCTAGTGTCCACTCTTGTTCTTGGCATCGTCCCTTTCTGGTTGCCTTTGTTGGTGATGACTTTCTGCTACGTTCGGATATTTGTTACGGCAAATCGCCACATACGGGTAATCTGTGAAACCACCATCACTGACGCTGACAGACGGTTGCAGCTGGCATTCACTCAAAAAATGAAAGCAGCAAAAACTCTAGGCATTGTGATTGGATGCTTCTTGGTATGTTGGTTGCCATTTTTCATTGTAGTGACAGGTGATGCAGTCGAAGGTTTCCAGTGGTCAGTTCAGCTTAAGATCTCTGTCACGTGGTTGGGCTACCTCAACTCGATGATGAATCCATTCTTGTACTACATCTTCAGCTCCGAATTTAAAGCAGCTTTTCGAAGCATTGTAAAATGCATGAGAGGTTATTCGGATGACAGACTCGGGTATTCTTCAAACACTATTTCTTCGTAA
- the LOC121380697 gene encoding 5-hydroxytryptamine receptor 4-like: protein MNNSTLNCQVILADLPPPPPPLSESFKSLYCVFMLLFSLTTLIGNLFVIVAVVMFRSLRKRIYAFVVVVALADIGVAVFVMPFRLYEEWNSGWLLGKWFCLVVNMFDGIFCSASMSILCCLAVERYLAVCKPFLYTKLTPALTAIVIFACLGVIFFVWSFFLVNEFHIDGIEDLVACLSDGACPLLLNLSSALFLSILTFWTPSAVMLYCYWRIFVTANRHLRAIHSTTVSDTEKRTYATFSKRAKAAKTLGIVIGCFFVCWLPFFIVLVGDVVEGHQWSIQLKLFVMWLGYLNSMINPFLYYIFSAEFKAAFKCIVKCSRSVRDSENVFSTTVGLS, encoded by the coding sequence ATGAACAACTCAACACTCAACTGTCAAGTGATTTTGGCGGACTTACCTCCTCCCCCTCCACCACTGTCGGAGTCCTTCAAGTCGTTGTACTGTGTATTCATGTTGCTCTTTTCGCTGACAACTTTAATTGGAAACCTCTTCGTCATTGTCGCCGTGGTCATGTTCAGGAGTCTTCGGAAACGCATTTACGCCTTCGTCGTGGTCGTGGCCCTCGCAGACATCGGCGTTGCCGTCTTTGTTATGCCTTTCCGACTGTACGAAGAGTGGAACAGCGGCTGGCTTCTCGGGAAGTGGTTCTGTCTGGTCGTCAACATGTTCGACGGGATATTCTGTTCGGCGTCCATGAGCATTCTTTGTTGTCTGGCGGTCGAGCGGTACCTGGCCGTCTGCAAACCATTTCTGTACACGAAACTGACTCCTGCGCTGACCGCCATTGTGATCTTTGCGTGCTTGGGTGTTATCTTCTTCGTGTGGAGTTTTTTCCTCGTCAACGAATTTCACATTGATGGAATAGAGGATTTGGTTGCTTGTTTGTCAGACGGAGCCTGTCCACTTCTTCTAAATCTTTCGTCTGCTCTGTTTCTGAGCATTCTGACTTTCTGGACGCCGTCTGCGGTGATGTTGTACTGTTACTGGCGGATATTTGTTACAGCAAACCGTCACTTGCGTGCCATACACAGCACCACCGTGTCAGACACCGAAAAACGGACCTACGCAACGTTCAGCAAGAGAGCTAAAGCAGCAAAAACGTTAGGGATCGTCATTGGATGTTTCTTTGTGTGCTGGCTGCCATTTTTTATTGTGCTGGTAGGGGACGTGGTGGAAGGTCACCAGTGGTCAATTCAGCTTAAGTTATTTGTCATGTGGTTGGGCTACCTCAACTCGATGATCAATCCATTCTTGTACTACATCTTCAGCGCTGAATTCAAAGCAGCTTTTAAATGCATTGTGAAGTGCTCGAGAAGTGTAAGGGACtctgaaaatgtattttctacaaCAGTTGGACTGAGTTAA